The following are from one region of the Salvia splendens isolate huo1 chromosome 2, SspV2, whole genome shotgun sequence genome:
- the LOC121784453 gene encoding scarecrow-like protein 6, whose translation MKGMPLPFAFQGKGVFDFDFSLKNTDFVNKGCFSFAEPTSVLHSARVTSSSTLSSSLGGGGGAAAASTDTAGVAAVSDSKWQQDPTTATSSNAGGATDSDLLPVPPSLEIGGGGNPDKVSMEDWESVLSESAAVSPSQEQAFLRWVMGDVDDPAKSLQIGAAEFDFGGGFGVVDQGFGGDQFGGSSFMPSLPIYPNTNRSSVEKIEMRPPIFNHQHQPSFFPPSFNQQQEQSLFGPPQAKRHSPGWPADEPGAPISRRPFTDTGQFPHHLQQQKPKMEELGQQQAIVDQLFKAAELVQTGNPALAQGILARLNHQLSPIGKPFHRAAFYCKEALQMLLQTNVNNSSSTPFSLVFKIGAYKSFSEISPLVQFANFTCNQAILEELQGFDRIHIVDFDIGYGGQWASLMQELALRGGGAPSFKITALASTSTHDQLELSLTRENLIQFASEINITFEFEAISIDSLSSASWSSPFHAQENEAVAVNLPVCSLANHQFSVPLIMRFIKQLSPKIVVSIDRGCDRTDLPFANHVVHALQSYSNLLESLDAVNVNMDALQKIERFLLQPAIEKILMSRLRSPEKTQHWRSLFLSSGFSPITFSNFTESQGECVIKRTPVRGFHVEKRQSSLVLCWQRKELVSATAWRC comes from the exons ATGAAGGGGATGCCCTTGCCCTTTGCTTTTCAGGGGAAGGGGGTGTTCGACTTTGATTTTTCACTGAAAAACACAGATTTCGTCAATAAAGGTTGTTTCAGCTTCGCCGAGCCTACATCTGTGCTGCATTCTGCCAGAGTTACATCCTCTTCGACTCTGTCTTCATCTCTCGGCGGAGGAGGTGGTGCTGCTGCTGCTTCCACCGACACGGCAGGCGTGGCGGCTGTTTCTGACTCGAAATGGCAGCAAGACCCCACCACTGCAACCAGCTCCAATGCCGGAGGAGCGACTGACTCCGACCTCCTCCCCGTTCCGCCGTCGCTGGAGATCGGAGGCGGCGGCAACCCGGATAAAGTTTCTATGGAGGATTGGGAGAGCGTGCTGTCGGAGTCTGCGGCTGTTTCGCCCAGCCAGGAGCAGGCCTTCCTCCGCTGGGTCATGGGTGATGTGGACGATCCTGCAAAGTCTCTCCAAATTGGCGCCGCGGAGTTCGATTTCGGTGGCGGATTCGGTGTAGTGGATCAAGGGTTCGGCGGGGACCAATTTGGGGGAAGCAGCTTCATGCCCTCGCTCCCAATTTACCCTAATACCAACAGATCCAGTGTTGAGAAGATTG AAATGAGACCTCCCATTTTCAACCACCAGCACCAGCCCTCCTTCTTCCCGCCGTCGTTCAATCAACAGCAAGAGCAGAGCCTCTTCGGGCCTCCTCAGGCCAAGCGCCACAGCCCCGGATGGCCCGCTGACGAGCCAGGTGCCCCGATCTCCAGAAGGCCGTTTACGGACACCGGGCAGTTTCCTCATCACCTGCAGCAGCAGAAGCCCAAAATGGAGGAATTAGGGCAGCAGCAGGCCATAGTCGACCAGCTCTTCAAGGCTGCAGAGCTTGTCCAGACAGGAAATCCAGCACTCGCGCAAGGGATATTGGCGCGGCTCAATCACCAGCTCTCCCCCATTGGTAAGCCTTTCCATCGGGCTGCCTTTTATTGCAAGGAGGCTTTGCAAATGCTCCTCCAAACTAATGTCAACAACTCTTCCTCCACGCCTTTTAGCCTCGTTTTCAAGATTGGTGCTTACAAATCTTTTTCTGAGATCTCCCCTCTTGTCCAATTTGCCAACTTTACCTGCAATCAAGCCATTCTTGAAGAGCTCCAAGGCTTTGATAGGATTCATATTGTTGATTTCGACATTGGCTATGGCGGCCAGTGGGCTTCTCTTATGCAGGAGCTTGCACTTCGTGGCGGAGGCGCCCCCTCCTTCAAAATTACTGCCCTTGCTTCTACTTCCACCCATGATCAGCTCGAGCTCAGCCTCACACGAGAGAATCTCATCCAGTTTGCTAGCGAGATTAACATCACATTCGAGTTTGAGGCTATTAGCATTGATTCCTTGAGTTCTGCTTCTTGGTCTTCGCCTTTCCACGCGCAAGAGAACGAGGCGGTTGCAGTAAATCTCCCTGTCTGCTCTCTTGCCAATCACCAGTTCTCGGTGCCACTAATCATGCGCTTTATCAAGCAGCTCTCACCAAAGATTGTTGTTTCTATTGACAGAGGGTGTGATAGGACTGATCTTCCGTTCGCCAACCATGTAGTCCACGCCCTCCAGTCTTACTCTAACCTGCTCGAGTCTCTTGATGCCGTCAATGTGAATATGGACGCCCTGCAGAAGATTGAGAGGTTCTTGCTCCAACCTGCCATAGAGAAGATTTTGATGAGCCGTCTTCGCTCACCTGAGAAGACGCAGCATTGGAGGTCTCTCTTTTTGTCTTCAGGGTTCTCCCCAATAACGTTTAGCAACTTCACGGAATCACAAGGTGAGTGTGTGATAAAGAGGACTCCAGTTCGAGGTTTTCACGTTGAGAAGAGGCAGTCTTCTCTCGTTCTATGCTGGCAAAGGAAGGAACTGGTCTCTGCTACAGCTTGGAGATGCTAG